One window of the Canis aureus isolate CA01 chromosome 1, VMU_Caureus_v.1.0, whole genome shotgun sequence genome contains the following:
- the PNMA8B gene encoding LOW QUALITY PROTEIN: paraneoplastic antigen-like protein 8B (The sequence of the model RefSeq protein was modified relative to this genomic sequence to represent the inferred CDS: inserted 7 bases in 6 codons; deleted 2 bases in 1 codon), translated as MATSLLQDWCQGLHVDAHWALXVTGIPDGLERAAIEAXLQPAFLPLGTFRLWNTRAATDHKAKAALVEFVEDINXARVPREIPGTDGVRRVVCQDPAEDTGVLRQMRRLLLDEEPRQAAGPGGPGDSVPSAASASSETRAQGAEPAARKAGPLXRRGRRGRRNRGRGSRGSQGGRQAERGGRPTDARRESDADASAQGSLGVVLQGPEQGDPSESAAEAPSALSAALHQAAQELSRKEWPSRSPGAGGRPGPGGPAWRASRGGQEPADGDAADGPPRPHGEPGDEGLEHPEFVAIVASTDPSDPSAREELQKIAAVMEVLGWSXETERTDAPPEVLRVMARDGGGARVQVEDAGRRVDAVALREATRDGSLRESSAPWPRPAALRSRGERAPRGLXEGWADGEGHLLELVACWPRGRPGKAAAKAGGRRRPRRAGRGPGAAGCGGPCGRRSAGSRGAGRGRAGRWARRAPAPSRRARADAEREAGGGRGGRAVTPHSRAHDQAAAPRQKKGRAGAGAHGSEPARGRKAGRGGGSPPGAARGARSRADAPGRCPPSLRRGGLPASPPASPRLSVPASQVAERPGGRTEMRAPPARRGPGDRTGSRGLPGG; from the exons ATGGCCACCAGCCTGTTGCAGGACTGGTGCCAGGGGCTGCATGTGGACGCGCACTGGGCCC CTGTCACCGGCATCCCGGACGGCCTGGAGAGGGCAGCCATCGAAG TCTTGCAGCCGGCCTTCCTGCCCCTGGGCACCTTCAGGCTGTGGAACACCCGGGCGGCGACAGACCACAAGGCCAAGGCTGCCCTGGTGGAGTTTGTGGAGGACATCA CCGCGCGCGTCCCCAGGGAGATCCCGGGCACCGACGGCGTCCGGAGGGTTGTGTGTCAGGACCCGGCCGAGGACACAGGAGTCCTGAGGCAGATGAGACGCCTCCTGCTGGATGAGGAGCCCCGGCAGGCCGCAGGGCCCGGGGGCCCCGGGGACAGTGTCCCGTCTGCAGCCTCGGCCTCCTCGGAGACCCGGGCCCAGGGCGCAGAGCCCGCCGCCAGGAAGGCTGGTCCCC CGAGGAGGGGCCGCCGGGGgcgcagaaacagaggcagaggcagcagggggTCCCAGGGGGGCAGGCAGGCCGAGCGGGGAGGGCGGCCCACGGACGCCAGGCGGGAGTCGGACGCC GACGCCTctgcccagggcagcctgggggtcGTGCTGCAGGGGCCGGAGCAGGGCGACCCGAGCGAGAGCGCCGCCGAGGCTCCGAGCGCGCTGTCCGCCGCGCTGCACCAGGCCGCCCAGGAGCTGAGCAGGAAGGAGTGG CCGAGCAGGAGCCCCGGGGCGGGAGGCCGTCCCGGACCTGGCGGCCCTGCTTGGCGTGCGAGCCGCGGGGGACAGGAGCCCGCCGACGGCGACGCTGCGGACGGCCCGCCGCGGCCACACGGGGAGCCCGGCGACGAGGGGCTGGAGCACCCCGAGTTCGTGGCCATCGTGGCCTCCACGGACCCGTCGGACCCATCGGCCCGGGAGGAGCTGCAGAAGATCGCGGCGGTGATGGAGGTCCTGGGCTGGAG AGAGACAGAGCGGACGGATGCGCCCCCCGAGGTCCTCCGCGTCATGGCCCGGGACGGCGGGGGAGCCCGCGTGCAGGTGGAGGACGCAGGCCGCCGGGTGGACGCCGTGGCGCTGCGGGAGGCCACGCGCGACGGGAGCCTGCGGGAGTCCTCTGCTCCCTGGCCGCGCCCGGCCGCGCTCCGCTCCCGGGGCGAGAGGGCGCCGCGTGGCC CCGAGGGCTGGGCGGACGGCGAGGGGCACCTCCTGGAGCTCGTGGCCTGCTGGCCGCGCGGGAGGCCCGGGAAGGCGGCCGCCAAGGCGGGAGGGCGGCGGCGCCCGAGGCGGGCTGGGCGAGGTCCTGGCGCTGCTGGCTGCGGGGGGCCGTGCGGGCGGCGCAGCGCGGGGAGCCGGGGCGCGGGCCGCGGGCGTGCAGGGAGGTGGGCGAGGCGGGCGCCGGCCCCTTCCCGTCGGGCTCGGGCGGACGCGGagcgggaggcggggggaggccgCGGCGGAAGGGCCGTCACTCCGCACTCGCGCGCCCACGACCAGGCGGCCGCGCCCCGGCAAAAGAAGGGGCGCGCGGGCGCCGGGGCCCACGGCTCAGAGCCCGCCCGGGGCAGGAAGGCTGGGCGCGGCGGGGGCAGCCCCCCAGGTGCCGCTAGGGGAGCCCGGAGCCGCGCGGACGCACCGGGGCGCTGCCCCCCCTCCCTGCGCCGGGgcggcctccccgcctccccgccggcCTCCCCGCGCCTGTCAGTCCCCGCCTCGCAGGTGGCGGAGCGACCCGGGGGTAGGACAGAGATGCGGGCGCCtcccgcccgccgcggccccggtGACAGGACGGGGTCTCGGGGCCTCCCCGGGGGCTGA